One window of the Leptospira koniambonensis genome contains the following:
- a CDS encoding DUF4340 domain-containing protein, whose protein sequence is MRNKLYLLGAVVVLLFLAFFLLEKTKEDVTEIEYWKLSLDRIEYYPPSEQWVERTGDKFYSKPFTIYVKEGIKKGEKFFTVLNKDTETGKDIEYEGGYNSENTVRDFGTFRVKGTEEIIEGIQIKESLQLGEDSPKLVFYSGNTVKTLRIGKKHSLGSTRVILHEGQIRNILTSSSYLFDRFQKGPQDFRQKSLLTLNKEYVKEISYIDENGTSIRIDNTPYESNSTKKNFWRRLSGEIILLEPKFGEDLYRFMTGLKVDTFPDDENGAGFGIGNILAPGAEKSEFSLASVKVLISDGNEIVYRFHKETTIGDKKLTPVIRIMNSNFKEPPVYVIANAFTQIQAAAKTIKDAKAIVKPAKDKPRNTSRKK, encoded by the coding sequence ATGCGAAATAAACTCTATCTTCTCGGTGCAGTAGTTGTTTTACTATTTCTGGCCTTCTTCTTATTAGAAAAAACTAAAGAAGATGTAACAGAGATTGAATACTGGAAACTTTCTTTAGATCGTATCGAATACTATCCTCCCAGCGAACAATGGGTAGAAAGAACCGGAGATAAATTTTATTCTAAGCCCTTTACAATCTACGTGAAAGAAGGGATCAAGAAAGGAGAAAAATTTTTCACAGTATTAAACAAAGATACTGAAACCGGAAAAGATATAGAGTACGAAGGCGGTTATAATTCTGAAAACACAGTCAGAGATTTCGGGACTTTTAGAGTAAAAGGAACGGAAGAAATTATAGAAGGAATTCAAATTAAAGAATCCTTACAGCTCGGAGAAGATTCTCCTAAGTTAGTTTTCTATTCCGGTAATACTGTTAAAACTCTTAGGATCGGAAAAAAACATTCTTTAGGTTCTACCAGAGTGATCTTGCACGAAGGACAGATCCGTAATATTCTAACCTCTTCTTCCTATCTATTTGATAGATTCCAAAAAGGTCCTCAAGACTTCCGTCAGAAAAGTCTCCTGACATTGAATAAGGAATATGTAAAAGAAATTTCTTATATAGATGAGAATGGGACTTCTATCCGTATCGATAATACTCCGTACGAATCCAATAGCACCAAAAAGAATTTTTGGCGCAGACTTTCAGGAGAGATTATCTTATTAGAACCAAAGTTTGGAGAAGATCTATATAGATTCATGACAGGCTTAAAGGTAGATACTTTTCCAGATGATGAGAATGGTGCTGGTTTTGGTATAGGAAATATTTTAGCTCCTGGTGCGGAGAAGTCTGAATTTTCTTTAGCGAGCGTGAAAGTTTTGATTTCCGACGGGAACGAGATCGTATACCGTTTTCATAAGGAAACAACTATAGGGGATAAAAAATTAACTCCTGTTATCCGAATTATGAATTCTAATTTTAAAGAACCTCCGGTTTATGTAATAGCGAATGCATTTACTCAAATCCAAGCAGCGGCAAAAACAATTAAAGATGCAAAGGCGATTGTAAAACCTGCTAAGGATAAACCAAGAAATACTTCTCGGAAAAAATAA
- a CDS encoding dual specificity protein phosphatase family protein yields MQKGILITQCLQNDFVEPIQKYDPVPNLLHVGYGEALRLMGENPEEGPVLSFMEWAYSEPESNLEIIHIRDWHHANDPNQKEHLDQFGAHCIQGSHGSDFVFKNLAERSSRNTKIVNASGLNDFYRTNLEEVLSPFADKEINVGLTGVWTEAKISFLAYELKTRYPKFRIGICSALTASSSRHMHYVSLDQLKSLLGLKVYSSLGTFSEFLTGSVPVISHHSFREESVKFEFNETLNLQEEDRNILYYLFRDCRSVSFQCLDGGFSGNVVLRAKSIDQLGHSQVPTVIKIGERDPIAKERTSFERIEEVLGNNAPKIVDFAEIGNRGAIKYRYAAMLDGKTQVFQDMFENTDKDSELFPIIETVFQKQLGRLYDAAEPEKLNLLEYYDFNPKYSSGIRRRVEKLLSKPANEETIELPYGKKVFNVCNFYEKDLQKLKEYGSVPHYISYIHGDLNGMNIIIDPQKNVWLIDFFHTHRGHVIRDLVKLENDVLYIFTKIQESELEEAFVLSDLILSQADLGVPLKEEDENRFSSEKIRKAYRTICRLRSFYPNLIRFDRDPYQVYVSLLRYAMHTLTFDESSELQKIWALYTGCICAQRVKNFILSSKRLRIDKLDLGETKGKLGLTILPGRRDRDRDLAEDIQALKEEGMNTVISLLTPNEYVEYGVPELKSVYSQNGLDPIFFPILDQRIPDRSSLERLLDQMDKSLSERKNILIHCVGGLGRSGTVAAAYLILKLGYTPDQAIRTVRKVRTERAIESREQEEFLRGLKSSV; encoded by the coding sequence GTGCAAAAAGGAATTTTAATCACTCAGTGTTTACAAAATGATTTTGTAGAGCCCATCCAAAAGTATGATCCTGTCCCAAATTTATTGCATGTGGGTTATGGGGAAGCACTTCGACTTATGGGGGAAAATCCGGAAGAAGGACCGGTGCTTTCTTTTATGGAATGGGCGTATTCCGAACCTGAGAGTAATTTAGAAATTATTCATATTCGCGATTGGCATCATGCAAATGATCCAAACCAAAAAGAACATTTAGATCAGTTCGGAGCTCATTGTATCCAAGGATCTCACGGTTCCGATTTTGTTTTTAAGAATCTTGCAGAAAGATCTTCAAGGAATACTAAAATAGTAAATGCTTCTGGCCTGAATGATTTTTATAGAACAAATCTGGAAGAAGTTTTATCTCCATTTGCTGATAAGGAAATCAATGTAGGATTAACTGGAGTTTGGACTGAGGCAAAAATTTCCTTTTTAGCCTACGAATTAAAAACAAGATATCCTAAGTTTAGAATTGGGATCTGCAGCGCATTGACTGCGAGTTCTTCCAGGCATATGCATTATGTTTCTCTCGATCAGCTAAAAAGCCTTTTGGGATTAAAAGTGTATTCTTCTTTAGGGACTTTTTCCGAATTCTTAACTGGATCAGTTCCAGTGATTTCACACCACTCATTTCGTGAAGAGTCTGTAAAATTTGAATTTAATGAAACTTTAAACTTACAAGAAGAAGATCGAAACATTCTATATTACCTTTTTAGAGATTGTCGTTCTGTTTCTTTTCAATGTTTGGATGGAGGCTTTTCTGGAAACGTAGTACTAAGAGCCAAAAGTATAGATCAGCTTGGACATTCTCAAGTTCCGACAGTAATCAAAATTGGTGAAAGGGATCCAATTGCAAAAGAAAGAACTTCTTTCGAGAGGATTGAGGAGGTTTTAGGAAATAATGCTCCTAAGATTGTGGATTTTGCTGAAATTGGAAACAGAGGTGCTATTAAATATAGATACGCAGCGATGTTGGATGGCAAAACTCAAGTCTTTCAAGACATGTTTGAAAATACGGATAAAGATTCTGAATTGTTCCCGATCATAGAGACTGTTTTCCAAAAACAACTCGGTCGTTTGTATGACGCTGCCGAACCAGAAAAATTGAATCTACTTGAATATTATGATTTTAATCCAAAATATTCTTCAGGAATAAGAAGAAGAGTAGAGAAACTTTTATCAAAGCCAGCTAACGAAGAAACGATAGAACTTCCTTACGGGAAGAAAGTATTTAACGTATGTAATTTTTACGAAAAGGATCTTCAGAAACTAAAAGAATATGGATCTGTTCCTCATTATATATCTTATATACATGGGGATTTAAACGGCATGAACATTATCATCGATCCACAAAAAAACGTATGGTTGATAGATTTTTTTCACACACATCGAGGGCATGTGATCCGAGATTTAGTAAAATTAGAAAACGATGTACTCTATATATTTACTAAGATACAGGAATCTGAATTAGAGGAAGCGTTTGTTTTGTCCGACCTGATCTTGTCTCAAGCAGATTTAGGAGTTCCTCTTAAAGAAGAAGATGAAAATCGTTTTAGTTCTGAAAAAATCCGTAAAGCTTATAGAACTATTTGTAGATTAAGATCTTTTTATCCAAATTTAATTCGTTTCGATCGAGATCCATATCAAGTCTATGTTTCTCTTTTGAGATATGCGATGCATACTTTAACTTTTGATGAATCTTCCGAACTACAAAAAATTTGGGCTCTATATACCGGTTGTATCTGCGCTCAAAGAGTGAAAAATTTTATACTTTCTTCTAAACGACTCAGAATAGATAAACTAGATCTGGGAGAAACTAAGGGAAAACTTGGGCTTACTATTCTTCCTGGCAGAAGGGACCGAGACCGAGATCTTGCTGAAGATATCCAAGCTTTAAAAGAAGAAGGAATGAATACTGTTATTTCTCTTTTGACTCCGAATGAATATGTAGAGTATGGGGTTCCAGAATTAAAATCTGTTTATTCGCAGAATGGGTTAGATCCGATTTTCTTTCCTATTCTAGACCAAAGAATTCCGGATCGTTCATCTTTAGAAAGATTGCTTGATCAGATGGATAAGAGTTTATCAGAACGAAAAAATATACTTATACATTGTGTTGGTGGTTTGGGTAGATCGGGCACAGTCGCAGCAGCTTATTTAATTTTGAAATTGGGGTACACTCCTGATCAGGCGATTAGAACAGTAAGAAAAGTGCGAACTGAAAGAGCGATTGAATCTAGAGAACAAGAAGAATTCTTACGAGGACTTAAGAGTTCAGTTTAA
- a CDS encoding Gldg family protein, with protein sequence MKSNLISRILSWASIVFLLLFFPVYESFSSAGLRWATSIIVLSVIAGSGFLSYIGSKKEDKEINLLISSGLGIISLGIYFLRVYLEDLSLQKGGTAPVWISNFREFLLVFLVLFVLGSVFLGILREWERSSFENQSSLKGRKQSLVRDFFLGTGILLLILILANYISVMRNHNFDLSSKGVHSFSIEAKKILKEIPEGAEVDVIAFYPRPLDSTARNADGSSSLALKRIRPDLEIFLSQMISIHPGFKVKFINADVELDEVAEFGQVSNGNILIRYRKAGAIAGPYPEQKVGVKDKSELEDLERRLVQAFMNVTTKERKVYFTEANGERYSQTFQNLPNEKLVRFTDALSFLNFKSTGIGFQNNWPSKIPDDAEFLVIAGPTVPFSPEARASILDFVFKKKGKLFITIEQRGGESFDWLLEAAGYSFSKGNLSQSPGRAPGLILTKAFRDHAIEESLSKKDTGIVFPYGGYFEQKPSSNPADAKLDASILLETGGDVYIDKNGNGKQEKEEEKKNLPIALVLKTKSAAPVIPPADPNSPPTTLPETKSEDEGRIVIYSGTSWITNQYIPYEANYELAGASVTWMYQDISLPAIAPKKEEIETVSLTDGQKRAVWILGMFLFPGLIAGLGSIYVIKRKKAGQKDAK encoded by the coding sequence ATGAAATCAAATCTAATTTCCAGAATTCTTTCCTGGGCATCTATTGTATTTTTACTACTCTTCTTTCCTGTTTATGAATCTTTTTCGAGCGCAGGGCTAAGATGGGCGACTTCAATTATCGTTCTTTCTGTAATTGCTGGATCCGGATTTTTATCTTATATAGGTTCCAAAAAAGAAGATAAAGAAATCAACTTACTCATTTCTTCCGGACTCGGGATTATATCTCTGGGGATTTATTTCCTTAGAGTTTATCTAGAAGATCTTTCTTTGCAAAAAGGCGGGACCGCTCCTGTTTGGATCTCGAACTTCAGAGAATTCCTTTTAGTCTTCTTAGTTCTTTTTGTATTAGGAAGTGTATTCTTAGGAATATTGAGAGAATGGGAAAGAAGTTCTTTTGAGAACCAATCCAGTCTTAAAGGAAGAAAACAAAGCCTTGTTCGGGACTTTTTCCTTGGAACAGGGATACTTCTTCTTATTTTAATATTAGCAAATTATATTTCCGTAATGAGAAATCATAATTTCGATCTAAGCTCCAAGGGAGTTCATTCCTTCTCCATCGAAGCTAAAAAGATCTTAAAAGAAATTCCAGAAGGGGCGGAAGTAGACGTAATTGCCTTCTATCCACGCCCTCTGGATAGCACTGCAAGAAATGCGGATGGAAGTTCTTCTCTCGCTCTCAAAAGGATCCGTCCAGATCTTGAAATTTTCCTTAGCCAGATGATTTCTATTCATCCTGGATTCAAAGTAAAGTTTATCAACGCAGATGTTGAATTGGACGAGGTCGCAGAATTTGGACAAGTCTCTAATGGTAATATTTTGATACGTTATCGTAAAGCTGGTGCAATAGCGGGGCCGTATCCTGAGCAAAAGGTCGGAGTAAAAGACAAATCTGAATTAGAAGATTTGGAAAGAAGATTGGTCCAGGCTTTTATGAATGTTACCACTAAAGAAAGAAAGGTTTATTTCACAGAAGCGAATGGAGAAAGATATTCTCAAACATTCCAAAATCTTCCGAACGAAAAATTGGTCCGTTTTACAGACGCATTATCCTTTTTGAATTTTAAATCTACTGGGATTGGTTTCCAAAACAATTGGCCTTCTAAGATCCCGGACGATGCAGAATTTTTAGTCATCGCTGGACCTACTGTTCCATTCTCCCCTGAAGCAAGAGCTTCTATCTTAGATTTTGTTTTTAAGAAGAAGGGAAAACTTTTCATTACGATTGAACAAAGAGGCGGAGAAAGCTTCGATTGGCTCTTAGAAGCAGCTGGATATTCTTTCTCAAAAGGAAATCTTTCCCAAAGCCCAGGTAGGGCCCCTGGCTTGATCCTTACAAAAGCATTTAGAGATCATGCGATCGAAGAGTCACTTTCTAAAAAAGATACAGGTATCGTATTTCCTTACGGTGGATATTTCGAGCAGAAACCTTCTTCAAATCCTGCTGATGCAAAGTTAGATGCTTCTATTCTTTTAGAAACTGGCGGAGATGTTTATATAGATAAGAATGGAAATGGAAAACAAGAGAAGGAAGAAGAGAAAAAAAATCTTCCGATCGCTTTGGTATTAAAAACCAAATCGGCTGCTCCTGTCATTCCGCCTGCAGATCCGAATTCACCTCCTACTACCTTGCCTGAAACAAAATCAGAAGATGAAGGAAGGATCGTGATCTATTCAGGAACTTCTTGGATCACGAACCAATATATTCCATATGAAGCGAACTACGAATTAGCTGGAGCCTCCGTAACTTGGATGTACCAAGACATTAGTCTCCCCGCAATCGCTCCTAAAAAAGAAGAGATTGAGACCGTTTCTTTAACAGACGGACAGAAAAGAGCAGTTTGGATCTTGGGAATGTTCTTATTCCCTGGACTCATTGCTGGTCTTGGCTCTATCTATGTGATCAAACGCAAAAAGGCCGGACAGAAAGATGCGAAATAA
- a CDS encoding acyl-CoA thioesterase, translating into MIITPIQTRWNDLDPFAHVNNARYMSYFEIGRVDYCSKKFNTKDIYDVPFLLARMEVDMFKAVELFHPIEVWTCVSKIGNKSWDFTSLIRHSETKDIFTKAKTVQVSYDHRNKTSIPIPDWIRKILEEDLEIFKSNFDKAD; encoded by the coding sequence ATGATTATCACTCCGATCCAGACCAGATGGAACGATTTGGATCCCTTCGCTCATGTAAATAATGCGAGATATATGTCCTATTTTGAAATAGGAAGAGTGGATTATTGCTCCAAAAAGTTTAATACAAAAGATATTTATGATGTTCCGTTCTTACTTGCGAGAATGGAAGTCGATATGTTCAAAGCTGTCGAACTATTTCACCCGATAGAAGTTTGGACCTGTGTTTCTAAAATAGGAAATAAATCTTGGGATTTTACATCTTTGATCCGCCATAGTGAGACCAAGGATATTTTTACTAAGGCAAAAACAGTCCAAGTATCTTATGATCATAGGAACAAAACTTCAATTCCGATCCCAGATTGGATCCGTAAAATTTTGGAAGAGGACTTGGAGATATTCAAATCCAACTTCGATAAAGCGGATTGA
- the pheS gene encoding phenylalanine--tRNA ligase subunit alpha produces the protein MNLSEELDKIFEEANRLIGTSVDEADLDKNKNEYLGKKGKLTSVLKNLASLSIEEKKTVGQKANDLSKSLEDIVSKTRENLKTKGFKEQSEKEWFDVLRPLGETEPGTLHPITKIQYEIEDIFTSMGFEIWDGPEVETDFNNFGALNFTDDHPARDMQDTFYLENGNLLRTHTSAIQVRALRKLKPPFKIIGPGRVFRYEEVDASHETSFYQIEGMVVGKDISAGNMLYTMEVLLSKVFEKEVKTRLRPGFFPFVEPAFELDINCQVCGGSGCSVCKQSGWLELMPCGLVHPNVFKLNGLDPKEWTGFAFGLGLDRLVMMKYGIHDIRYLHSGNLRFLKQF, from the coding sequence ATGAATCTATCGGAAGAATTAGACAAAATTTTTGAAGAAGCAAATCGTTTGATCGGAACTTCCGTCGATGAAGCGGATCTAGACAAAAATAAGAACGAGTATCTGGGCAAAAAAGGTAAACTTACCTCAGTACTTAAGAACCTTGCTTCTCTTTCTATCGAAGAAAAGAAAACTGTAGGCCAAAAAGCAAATGATCTTTCTAAAAGTTTAGAAGATATCGTTTCCAAGACCAGAGAAAATCTAAAGACCAAAGGTTTTAAAGAACAATCCGAAAAAGAATGGTTCGATGTTCTTCGTCCTTTGGGAGAAACTGAGCCAGGTACATTACATCCTATTACAAAAATACAATATGAGATCGAAGACATTTTCACTTCGATGGGTTTTGAGATCTGGGATGGACCAGAAGTAGAAACTGATTTTAATAATTTCGGTGCCTTAAATTTTACAGACGATCACCCTGCTAGAGATATGCAGGATACTTTCTATTTAGAAAACGGAAACCTTCTCCGCACACATACATCCGCGATCCAAGTTCGTGCATTAAGAAAATTGAAACCTCCTTTCAAGATCATTGGACCTGGCCGCGTATTCCGTTATGAAGAAGTGGACGCTTCTCACGAAACTTCTTTCTATCAAATTGAAGGTATGGTTGTAGGGAAAGATATCTCCGCAGGAAATATGCTCTACACGATGGAAGTCCTACTTTCCAAAGTTTTTGAGAAGGAAGTAAAAACCAGACTTAGACCTGGATTTTTCCCATTCGTAGAACCAGCATTCGAGTTGGATATCAACTGTCAGGTTTGCGGAGGAAGCGGTTGTTCCGTATGTAAACAATCCGGTTGGTTGGAACTAATGCCTTGTGGTTTGGTTCACCCGAACGTTTTCAAACTGAATGGTTTAGATCCTAAAGAATGGACTGGATTTGCATTCGGACTTGGACTTGATAGATTGGTAATGATGAAATACGGAATACATGATATCCGTTATTTGCATTCAGGCAATCTAAGATTCTTAAAACAATTCTAA
- a CDS encoding UDP-N-acetylmuramate--L-alanine ligase, protein MKIHLIGIGGIAMGNLASMLRSLGHEVSGSDAGVYPPMSDKLKEWGIPYSEGFDAERVKGKDLIVVGNAISRGNPEVEEVLNSGLEYVSMSAALEKYILAGKKVVVVAGTHGKTTTTFLIHHLLKETGLNPGLFVGGIRKDGFPGFEFTNGNYFVIEGDEYDTAFFDKASKFLHYRPTYAVLNALDFDHADIFKDIGEIETMFSRLLRLVPGNGKVYYWAGASNLKRICGEVSKFIKSEAFEFNKKDSILTWKKGELYSGERLLRPGFFGNHNYRNAEVALRVCEEILKKENVPKAKEKLLDALESFPGVKRRQEILFDSTKSILIEDFAHHPVAVEETIRSVKQRFPGFKIISLFEPRSATSHRNIFQKEYSFAFKGSAVTMITEIYNLKKVSKDSRLDVKKLILKLPKHSGTLPFYCKDPKDLVQKVRKILPQFEKDKILILAMSNGAFGGIYPSLKELVGSRK, encoded by the coding sequence TTGAAAATCCATCTAATAGGGATAGGCGGGATCGCAATGGGAAACCTGGCTTCTATGTTAAGAAGTTTAGGTCATGAAGTTTCCGGCTCTGATGCTGGAGTATATCCTCCAATGTCTGATAAATTGAAAGAGTGGGGGATCCCTTACTCAGAAGGATTTGATGCAGAAAGAGTTAAAGGCAAAGATCTAATTGTAGTCGGAAACGCTATCTCCAGAGGAAATCCAGAGGTAGAAGAAGTCCTAAATTCAGGATTGGAATATGTTTCCATGTCCGCTGCTTTAGAAAAATACATTCTCGCAGGAAAAAAAGTCGTTGTTGTCGCAGGAACTCATGGAAAAACCACGACCACATTCTTAATACATCACTTACTGAAAGAGACTGGATTGAATCCAGGATTATTCGTGGGAGGAATTCGGAAGGACGGATTTCCCGGTTTCGAATTTACAAACGGAAATTATTTCGTAATCGAAGGAGATGAATACGATACTGCATTCTTCGACAAAGCATCTAAGTTTTTACATTATAGACCTACGTATGCAGTATTGAATGCATTAGATTTTGATCATGCAGATATTTTTAAGGATATTGGCGAGATCGAAACAATGTTCTCCAGATTGCTCAGGCTTGTGCCTGGGAATGGAAAAGTGTATTACTGGGCAGGCGCTTCTAATCTAAAAAGGATTTGTGGAGAAGTTTCCAAATTTATAAAATCAGAAGCATTCGAATTTAACAAAAAGGATTCAATTCTCACTTGGAAGAAAGGAGAATTATACTCTGGAGAAAGACTTCTCCGCCCAGGATTTTTCGGAAATCATAATTATAGAAACGCAGAAGTTGCTCTCAGAGTCTGCGAAGAAATATTAAAAAAAGAGAATGTTCCTAAGGCTAAAGAAAAACTTTTGGATGCCTTGGAATCCTTCCCTGGTGTAAAACGAAGGCAAGAGATATTATTCGACTCTACGAAAAGTATCCTGATCGAGGATTTTGCCCATCATCCTGTTGCGGTAGAAGAGACTATCCGCTCAGTTAAGCAGAGATTTCCAGGTTTTAAAATTATCAGCTTATTCGAACCAAGAAGTGCCACTTCTCACCGAAACATTTTCCAAAAGGAATACTCTTTTGCGTTTAAGGGTTCGGCTGTGACCATGATTACCGAAATTTATAATCTGAAAAAAGTCTCTAAAGATAGCCGTTTGGACGTGAAAAAGCTGATCCTGAAACTTCCAAAACATTCTGGTACCCTTCCATTTTACTGCAAGGATCCTAAGGATCTGGTCCAGAAAGTTCGGAAAATCCTTCCCCAATTCGAGAAGGATAAAATCCTGATCCTAGCCATGTCCAATGGGGCTTTCGGCGGAATTTATCCTTCATTGAAGGAATTGGTCGGATCTAGAAAATGA
- a CDS encoding SRPBCC domain-containing protein, which produces MEIKSEIYIAAKPELVWNILVSKEESSKIFHGCGIESDFKTGSNYAYVGPGLSGDKTVHVEGKILEIVPNKILSMTLLVGSVYGEHYKNFESRTVYTLEPYGKLTRLKLVNDQIKEGDPSYERSADGGWARVLSSIKSLAETGKPLELPMGED; this is translated from the coding sequence ATGGAAATCAAATCTGAAATTTATATAGCAGCTAAACCGGAACTAGTTTGGAATATTTTAGTTTCTAAAGAAGAAAGTAGCAAAATTTTCCATGGATGTGGAATCGAATCTGATTTCAAAACAGGAAGTAATTACGCATACGTTGGTCCCGGACTTTCAGGAGATAAAACAGTTCATGTAGAAGGAAAAATTTTAGAAATTGTTCCGAATAAAATTCTATCTATGACTCTCTTAGTAGGTTCTGTATATGGAGAACATTATAAAAACTTTGAATCCAGAACAGTTTATACTTTGGAACCTTATGGTAAATTGACCAGATTGAAATTAGTGAACGATCAAATCAAAGAAGGAGATCCTTCTTATGAGCGTTCTGCAGATGGAGGATGGGCGAGAGTTTTATCTTCTATTAAAAGTTTAGCAGAAACAGGAAAACCTTTGGAGCTTCCCATGGGAGAAGATTGA
- a CDS encoding helix-turn-helix domain-containing protein, producing MKTDLNKPRGIIKSIAGENWSLTRSAPSHGLSFFVEHYWSVRWDMREAGAMVQENLPHPSVHLVFEKENTKIFGVVSGRFAQRLEGEGRVFGIKFKPGAFYPFYKRSVSEITDKTILIEKVFGTPTEPLEREVFELESESDLVQFAENFLYKRLPEEDETITWINELTEKVSNDRSILKVEDMVKLSGMNKRSLQRIFNQYVGVSPKWVINRYRMFEILDRITKDTDWVELALELGYFDQAHFIKDFKRMVGKSPEEYSKSIPES from the coding sequence TTGAAAACAGACTTAAACAAACCTAGAGGGATCATCAAATCCATTGCAGGAGAGAATTGGAGTTTAACCAGAAGTGCTCCATCTCATGGTTTAAGTTTTTTCGTAGAACATTATTGGTCTGTTCGATGGGACATGAGAGAAGCAGGAGCAATGGTACAAGAAAACCTTCCTCATCCTTCTGTTCATTTGGTTTTTGAAAAAGAGAATACCAAAATTTTTGGAGTGGTTAGCGGAAGATTCGCGCAAAGGTTAGAAGGAGAAGGTCGTGTATTCGGGATCAAATTTAAGCCCGGCGCATTCTACCCGTTTTATAAACGATCAGTTTCTGAAATCACTGATAAAACAATTCTAATCGAGAAAGTTTTTGGAACTCCAACAGAACCTTTAGAAAGAGAAGTATTTGAATTAGAGTCTGAATCTGATCTCGTTCAATTTGCAGAAAACTTTTTATATAAAAGACTTCCCGAGGAAGACGAAACGATTACTTGGATCAACGAGTTAACCGAAAAAGTTTCTAACGATAGATCTATCTTGAAAGTAGAAGATATGGTCAAACTTTCTGGAATGAATAAACGATCTTTGCAAAGAATATTTAATCAATACGTTGGAGTCAGTCCTAAATGGGTAATCAATCGTTATCGAATGTTCGAGATCTTAGATAGGATTACCAAAGACACTGATTGGGTCGAGTTAGCATTGGAGCTCGGGTATTTTGACCAGGCACATTTTATAAAAGATTTCAAAAGAATGGTGGGTAAAAGTCCGGAAGAATATTCCAAAAGTATTCCTGAATCTTAA